The genomic DNA GAAAATATGGCGAATAGCTATAATGGAGAAGATTTTGAAGATGGTCTGCTTGATATCAGTAAAACGGTCTATCCGACTGATGATTATCTTTATCAAGATGGTCAATATTTAGACAAAGATACCATTAAAGCCTATCTTAAGCCTAAATATACAAAAAAAGAATTGGATAAAATGAGCGATAAAGAAAAGAAAGAGAAAAATGCGACTGAAAATTTAGGTTTAAATCCTTCAGTAAATGGCGAAAGCGATGAAGAAAAAATCGCTAAAAATTCGCCAGCCTATCTCTCTAACATCCTAGAACAAGATTATTATGATAATGGTGATACAAAAGGTAATAATATTAAAGGTATGACAATAGGTCTTGCGATGAATAGTATTTATTACTATCAAAAAGAAAAATATGGTGAGACCTACAATGAAAAGTTAGACAAAAAAGAAGTTAAAGAAAAAGGACAAGAAATGGCTGAGGAAATTCTATCAAGACTGCGAGAAAATGAAGACTTGAAAGATATACCAATTACATTTGCTGTTTATATCCAGTCTGGGCAAGAAGACATTATACCCGGCCATTTTGTAAGTTATGCCACTTCAGAAGAAAATGGCTCTAAATTATCTGAATGGCAAAAAATTAGATCAAAAAACGGTTTTACTACCTTCAGGGGATGCAGAAGATTTAAATGAAAATTTAAATGCAAACTTCAAAGACTTTAACAATAGTTTACAATCCTATTTTTCTAACTTTACACAAGCAGTTGGTAAAGCAGAATTTAAACATAAAAAAGTAAAAAAACTTGTAGTGGATTTACCTATTGACTATTATGGCAAGGCTGAGTTAATTGGTATTACACAATATGTAACACAATTGGCGGAAAAAGACTTCAAAGCAGTCGATAATTACGAAATCCATATTAAAGACGGAAGCGAATCCCGTGCACTTATTTTCAAAAAACAAAAGATGATAAATCGCCTCAAATTCATATTTATCAAAATTAACGGTTTGATGAGAACTCCTGAGGGAACAGGACGAGCCGAAGATTATAGGATGAGGTTGTTCTCTCGGAAAGCGAACGCATTCAATACGAAATTTTATTATAAAAAGGAAGCGCCAAGATGATTGTCTATTAATAATCATCTTAGCGCTTCCTCTTTATTTTGGGATTTATTTTCCAGATGCTTTTTATAGTGAATAGTGTGTGCAATGCAATCAAGCGTTATTAATGTGCTTTCGCTTCTTGAAGTTGACGTTTGACTTCGTTTAAGTCTTGTTCAACAAAATCTCCTGGTTTTTTCGTAACTTTAGAGACGAGTATTGTAACAATTAAACTTGCTAGAAAACCTGGAACGATTTCATATAAATTAAAGAAGTCATTGAACTTTCCATAAGGATGTGCAAAGACAATCCATAATATTACTGTGAGTGCACCAGCAATCATACCACTGATTGCGCCTGTTCGAGACAAGCCTTTCCAATAAAGAGATAAAATCATTAAAGGCCCAAATGCAGCACCAAAACCTGCCCACGCATTTCCTACTAAATTTAAAATCGTATCATTTGGTGTCCACGCAATTGCAATAGCAGCTAATGCTACAATGATTACTGAGATTCGACCAACTAAAACAAATTCTTTTTCGTGCTTTTCTGTATTTGCTTTGTCTTGACGAATGAGCTTGTAGAAATCCTCTGTTAATGAACTAGATGTGACGAGTAATTGTGATGAAATTGTGCTCATAATGGCTGCTAAAATAGCGGCTAACAAGAATCCGCCCACCAAAGGATGGAAGAGGACTTGGCTCATCAATATGAATAAAGTCTCAGGGTCTTTAATTGTGACACCTTGAGCCGGTACAAATGCGATTCCTAATAAACCAACAAATACGGCACCTAATAAACCGACAGCCATCCAGCTAATACCGATACGGCGTGTGAAGCGGAATAATTTAATCGAACGAATGGACATGAAACGAACGAGAATATGAGGTTGACCGAAGTAACCTAATCCCCAAGCAAAGAATGAAATAATACCAATCAAAGTTGTACCGCGGAATAAATCGAGGTTTGTCGGTTTCATCTCTGCGATGGAATGAAAAGTATCTAATCCGTTAAGTTTAAGTAAGACGACAATTGGGACCATAACCATTGCCACTAACATGATGACCCCTTGGAAGAAATCTGTAATTGAAACAGCAAGATAACCACCAAAGAAAGTATAGAGAATGACTATGACAGCGATAAGCACGAGGCCAGTATGATAATTTAGGCCAAACGCACTGTCGAATAACTTTCCTCCTGAAACAAGTCCAGCATGCGTATAAAGCGTAAAGAAAACTACAATAA from Staphylococcus schleiferi includes the following:
- the putP gene encoding sodium/proline symporter PutP, translated to MFLVGSTLSSQVNPDWQTYVMIIIYFAILLGIGYYGYKQATSNLSEYMLGGRNIGPWVTALSAGASDMSGWMIMGLPGEVYSTGLSALWLAIGLTLGAYINYLVVAPRLRVHTELAGDAITLPDFFKNRLNDQSNLIKIISGLIIVVFFTLYTHAGLVSGGKLFDSAFGLNYHTGLVLIAVIVILYTFFGGYLAVSITDFFQGVIMLVAMVMVPIVVLLKLNGLDTFHSIAEMKPTNLDLFRGTTLIGIISFFAWGLGYFGQPHILVRFMSIRSIKLFRFTRRIGISWMAVGLLGAVFVGLLGIAFVPAQGVTIKDPETLFILMSQVLFHPLVGGFLLAAILAAIMSTISSQLLVTSSSLTEDFYKLIRQDKANTEKHEKEFVLVGRISVIIVALAAIAIAWTPNDTILNLVGNAWAGFGAAFGPLMILSLYWKGLSRTGAISGMIAGALTVILWIVFAHPYGKFNDFFNLYEIVPGFLASLIVTILVSKVTKKPGDFVEQDLNEVKRQLQEAKAH